From Streptomonospora salina, the proteins below share one genomic window:
- a CDS encoding monovalent cation/H+ antiporter complex subunit F — translation MNLLDYAYTATFVLLGSAVLLTLYRLVRGPSVMDRLVCLNAVSVLLVTFIAVEVALRGDIAYIGLVITFALLGFIGSLTGARFAERRAHDRG, via the coding sequence ATGAACCTGCTGGACTACGCCTATACGGCGACCTTCGTGCTGCTGGGGTCGGCGGTGCTGCTGACCCTGTACCGGCTGGTGCGCGGGCCGTCGGTGATGGACCGGCTCGTGTGCCTGAACGCCGTGTCGGTACTGCTGGTCACCTTCATCGCGGTCGAGGTGGCGCTGCGCGGCGACATCGCCTACATCGGCCTGGTGATCACCTTCGCGCTGCTGGGGTTCATCGGATCGCTGACCGGGGCCCGCTTCGCCGAGAGGAGGGCCCATGACCGCGGGTGA
- a CDS encoding bifunctional acetate--CoA ligase family protein/GNAT family N-acetyltransferase: protein MQSYPNHWEADVVLTDGGTAHLRPITTDDGELLRAFHERLSPETVYYRFFAPYPKLSTRDVERFTNVDYENRVALIATISDVMVAVVRYDKVGPDEAEVAFVVEDSHQGRGLASVLLEHIAAAAMERGLSRFIADVLPENRRMINVFREAGYTAQQSFDEGVIRLTLDLEPTLDAEEVMRAREQRAESRSIARLLFPDSVAVIGASRTSHTIGQSALRNLLAGDFQGPVYPVHPTAKAVAGVRAYASILDVPDDVDLAVVAVRADMVVDVVEECAQKGVHGLVVVSSGFGETGTQGRERQDELVRTARAAGMRVIGPNCLGIANTDPAISLNATLAPYVPPRGPIGFFSQSGALGRAILQRVAERGMGLSTFVSAGNRADVSGNDLVQYWQEDSATKVVLQYLESLGNPRKFTRLARRLAKEKPVVAVRSGGSAGVPTGHAAGALSLPDYAVTSLFEQAGVVRVDDITQMFDVAQLFAYQPLPAGPRMGIVGNSDSLGLLAKDASVRQGLKPRDPRALGPTATAEDFDRALAELLADDSVDSVVVVFIPALTPISDDVAEVMRARAATADKPIVTTYLGYQGLPSELRRIGDNGETAAGSIPSYPAPEDAVRALAQATRYALWRERESGRHPELADIDGARARSVIDEARDRGAQDEDAGKPVWFTSEPVLDDESAADRETAYALLSCYGVDAVPFIPVSGADEAVQAAERLGYPVVVKANALDLRLRAGGTGIRADLHTATDVRGAFVAMEERLGPDAKLVVQSMVVPGVPTVIRAGENPSFGSVVGFGLADVTAELLDDRAFRLAPLTDTDASDLVHAVRAAPLLFGLPAGATSLAEQPNIEALEETLVRVSRLVDAFPEVAHIELDPVIVNSSGAHVLGSRVWLRESPDRRMDSGPRRLRNVTF, encoded by the coding sequence GTGCAGTCATACCCGAACCACTGGGAAGCCGACGTCGTCCTCACCGACGGCGGTACCGCCCACCTGCGCCCCATCACCACCGACGACGGCGAGCTCCTGCGCGCGTTCCACGAGCGCCTCTCGCCCGAGACCGTCTACTACCGCTTCTTCGCGCCCTACCCCAAGCTCTCCACGCGCGACGTGGAACGCTTCACCAACGTCGACTACGAGAACCGGGTGGCGCTCATCGCCACCATCTCCGACGTCATGGTGGCGGTGGTGCGCTACGACAAAGTCGGCCCCGACGAGGCCGAGGTCGCCTTCGTCGTCGAAGACTCCCACCAGGGCCGCGGGCTGGCGTCGGTACTGCTGGAGCACATCGCCGCCGCTGCCATGGAGCGCGGGCTGAGCCGGTTCATCGCCGACGTGCTGCCGGAGAACCGGCGGATGATCAACGTCTTCCGCGAGGCCGGCTACACCGCTCAGCAGTCCTTCGACGAAGGCGTCATCCGCCTCACCCTGGACCTCGAACCCACGCTCGACGCCGAAGAGGTCATGCGCGCCCGCGAGCAGCGCGCGGAGTCGCGCTCGATCGCACGCCTGCTCTTCCCCGACTCGGTCGCGGTGATCGGCGCCAGCCGCACCTCCCACACCATCGGCCAGTCGGCGCTGCGCAACCTGCTGGCCGGCGACTTCCAGGGCCCGGTCTATCCCGTGCACCCCACCGCCAAGGCCGTGGCGGGCGTGCGCGCCTACGCCAGCATCCTCGACGTTCCCGACGACGTCGACCTGGCGGTGGTGGCCGTGCGCGCCGACATGGTCGTCGACGTCGTCGAGGAGTGCGCGCAGAAGGGCGTCCACGGGCTGGTGGTCGTCAGCTCCGGCTTCGGCGAGACCGGGACCCAAGGGCGCGAACGCCAGGACGAGCTCGTCCGTACGGCGCGCGCCGCCGGCATGCGGGTGATCGGCCCCAACTGCCTGGGCATCGCCAACACCGACCCCGCGATCTCGCTCAACGCCACCCTGGCCCCCTACGTTCCCCCGCGCGGACCCATCGGCTTCTTCTCCCAGTCGGGAGCGCTGGGCCGGGCCATCCTGCAGCGCGTGGCCGAGCGCGGCATGGGGCTGTCGACGTTCGTCTCGGCCGGCAACCGCGCCGACGTCTCGGGCAACGACCTCGTGCAGTACTGGCAGGAGGATTCGGCCACCAAGGTCGTGCTGCAGTACCTGGAGTCGTTGGGCAACCCCCGCAAGTTCACCCGCCTGGCCCGCCGCCTGGCCAAGGAGAAGCCGGTGGTGGCGGTGCGCAGCGGCGGCTCCGCGGGCGTGCCCACCGGCCACGCGGCCGGCGCGCTCTCGCTCCCCGACTACGCGGTGACCTCCCTGTTCGAGCAGGCCGGGGTCGTGCGCGTGGACGACATCACCCAGATGTTCGACGTCGCGCAGCTCTTCGCCTACCAGCCGCTGCCGGCCGGACCGCGGATGGGCATCGTGGGCAACTCCGACTCGCTGGGCCTGCTCGCCAAGGACGCCTCCGTGCGCCAGGGCCTCAAACCCCGCGATCCCCGGGCGCTGGGACCGACCGCCACCGCCGAGGATTTCGACCGGGCGCTGGCCGAACTGCTCGCCGACGACTCCGTCGACTCCGTGGTCGTGGTGTTCATCCCCGCCCTGACCCCCATCTCCGACGACGTCGCCGAAGTCATGCGCGCCCGGGCCGCCACCGCGGACAAGCCCATCGTCACGACCTACCTCGGCTACCAGGGGCTGCCTTCCGAACTGCGCCGGATCGGCGACAACGGCGAGACCGCCGCCGGATCGATCCCCTCCTATCCCGCCCCCGAAGACGCGGTGCGGGCCCTGGCCCAGGCCACCCGCTACGCGCTCTGGCGCGAGCGCGAAAGCGGCCGCCACCCGGAGCTCGCCGACATCGACGGCGCGCGGGCGCGGTCCGTCATCGACGAGGCCCGGGACCGGGGCGCCCAGGACGAGGACGCGGGCAAGCCCGTCTGGTTCACCAGCGAACCCGTGCTCGACGACGAGTCGGCCGCCGACCGCGAGACCGCCTACGCGCTGCTGTCCTGCTACGGAGTCGACGCCGTGCCCTTCATCCCGGTCTCCGGCGCCGACGAGGCGGTGCAGGCGGCCGAGCGGCTGGGGTATCCGGTGGTGGTCAAGGCCAACGCCCTCGACCTGCGGCTGCGGGCCGGCGGCACCGGCATCCGCGCCGACCTGCACACGGCCACCGACGTGCGCGGCGCTTTCGTCGCGATGGAGGAGCGGCTGGGGCCCGACGCGAAGCTCGTGGTGCAGTCCATGGTCGTTCCGGGGGTGCCGACGGTCATCCGGGCGGGCGAGAATCCCTCGTTCGGCTCGGTGGTGGGGTTCGGACTGGCGGATGTGACGGCGGAACTGCTCGACGACCGCGCCTTCCGGCTCGCCCCCCTCACCGACACCGACGCCTCCGACCTGGTGCACGCCGTCCGCGCGGCCCCGCTGCTGTTCGGCCTGCCCGCCGGGGCGACCAGCCTGGCCGAGCAACCCAACATCGAGGCCCTGGAGGAGACCCTGGTGCGGGTGTCGCGGCTCGTGGACGCCTTCCCCGAGGTCGCCCATATCGAGCTCGACCCGGTGATCGTCAACTCCTCGGGCGCCCACGTGCTCGGATCGCGGGTGTGGCTGCGGGAATCGCCCGACCGCCGCATGGACTCCGGGCCGCGGCGCCTGCGCAACGTGACCTTCTAG
- a CDS encoding carbohydrate kinase family protein yields the protein MVVIGDLMTDSVARAFYPLARGSDTPSSVQTYGGGSGANVAAWLAMEGADTIFVGRRGSDITGRTREMELMGYGIDSRLVMDPERPTGTCVVMITHKGDRTMLSDPGANARLQPEDLPRDVFGPDGHLHVSGFTLINPDSRRAGRMALRMARESGMSISVDGGSHAPLERAGAENFLDWTDGARLLFANTRQAKVLTGREDPEAAAKVLTAWFPDVVLKLGDEGALWASKNGDAPERVPAEPVEPSPGSIGAGDAFIAGFLPPWLGGKHPKDALNRSQNLAARALHQPGARPDLGD from the coding sequence GTGGTCGTGATCGGCGATCTCATGACCGACAGCGTCGCACGGGCGTTCTACCCTCTCGCGCGCGGGAGCGACACCCCGTCGTCCGTACAGACCTACGGCGGGGGCTCGGGTGCCAACGTGGCCGCGTGGCTGGCCATGGAGGGGGCCGACACCATCTTCGTGGGCCGCCGCGGATCCGACATCACCGGTCGCACCCGCGAAATGGAGCTCATGGGCTACGGGATCGACTCCCGCCTGGTCATGGACCCCGAACGCCCGACCGGTACCTGCGTCGTCATGATCACCCACAAGGGCGACCGCACGATGCTCAGCGACCCCGGCGCCAACGCCCGCTTGCAGCCCGAGGACCTTCCCCGCGACGTGTTCGGCCCGGACGGCCACCTGCACGTCTCCGGCTTCACCCTGATCAACCCCGACTCCCGCCGCGCCGGCCGCATGGCCCTGCGCATGGCCCGCGAGTCCGGAATGTCGATCTCGGTGGACGGCGGCTCGCACGCTCCGCTGGAGCGCGCGGGTGCGGAGAACTTCCTGGACTGGACCGACGGCGCGCGGCTGCTGTTCGCCAACACGCGCCAGGCCAAGGTCCTGACCGGCAGGGAGGACCCCGAGGCCGCCGCCAAGGTGCTCACGGCCTGGTTCCCCGACGTGGTGCTCAAGCTGGGCGACGAGGGCGCGCTCTGGGCTTCCAAGAACGGTGACGCCCCCGAGAGGGTGCCGGCCGAGCCCGTCGAGCCCTCCCCCGGATCGATCGGCGCCGGCGACGCGTTCATCGCGGGGTTCCTGCCGCCCTGGCTGGGCGGCAAGCACCCCAAAGACGCCCTGAACCGCTCCCAGAACCTCGCCGCCCGGGCGCTGCACCAGCCGGGAGCCCGCCCCGACCTGGGCGACTGA
- a CDS encoding Na+/H+ antiporter subunit E: MSAQPDAGAEPARPFRRRVLGRLAMAVWLTLMWVVLWGDVSLGTVIAGAGVAVGCYGAARLPHLPVRLHFRPAHVLLLFGHIAVEMVVSSVRVAFHALWRPARMRGAIVAVPMRTDADLLLVMVTAGLSLITGSLVIELNRDEGVLYVHGTPVATERSVRLLRRQVRRTEERFVRAFGTQDDIDEFEREERELRRADEENSEEETR, encoded by the coding sequence ATGAGCGCACAGCCGGACGCCGGCGCCGAACCGGCGCGCCCTTTCCGCCGGCGGGTGCTCGGCCGGTTGGCCATGGCGGTGTGGCTGACCCTCATGTGGGTGGTCCTCTGGGGCGATGTGAGCCTGGGCACGGTCATAGCCGGGGCCGGTGTCGCAGTGGGCTGCTACGGGGCCGCACGGCTCCCGCACCTGCCGGTGCGGCTGCATTTCCGCCCGGCCCACGTCCTGCTGCTGTTCGGCCACATCGCCGTGGAGATGGTCGTCTCCAGTGTGCGGGTGGCCTTCCACGCGCTGTGGCGGCCCGCACGGATGCGCGGCGCCATCGTCGCGGTGCCCATGCGCACCGACGCCGACCTGCTGCTGGTGATGGTCACCGCCGGGCTTTCGCTGATCACCGGCAGCCTGGTGATCGAACTCAACCGCGACGAGGGGGTGCTCTACGTCCACGGCACGCCCGTCGCCACGGAGCGCTCGGTGCGCCTTCTGCGCCGCCAGGTGCGGCGCACCGAAGAGCGGTTCGTGCGCGCGTTCGGCACCCAGGACGACATCGACGAGTTCGAGCGGGAGGAGCGGGAGCTGCGCCGGGCCGACGAGGAGAACTCCGAGGAGGAGACCCGATGA
- the mnhG gene encoding monovalent cation/H(+) antiporter subunit G, with amino-acid sequence MTAGDIATAVLLPLGAAFAFTGTVGLVRFPTLLGRVHAATKPDTVGLVLVLAGAAFQLPDPRAAAWLGLAALFQFLTAPVLAQTFGRVAYSRGEISTGHLVTDELADAVELSREGDDGGSRD; translated from the coding sequence ATGACCGCGGGTGACATCGCCACCGCCGTCCTGCTGCCCCTGGGTGCGGCCTTCGCCTTCACCGGAACCGTCGGGCTGGTGCGCTTCCCCACGCTGCTGGGACGGGTGCACGCCGCCACCAAGCCCGACACCGTCGGGCTGGTGCTCGTTCTGGCGGGGGCGGCCTTCCAGCTGCCGGACCCGCGCGCCGCGGCCTGGCTGGGGCTGGCGGCGCTGTTCCAGTTCCTGACCGCCCCGGTGCTGGCCCAGACGTTCGGGCGCGTGGCCTACAGCCGCGGAGAGATCAGCACCGGGCACTTGGTCACCGACGAGCTCGCGGACGCGGTCGAGCTCTCGCGGGAGGGGGACGACGGCGGGAGCCGCGACTGA
- a CDS encoding DUF5998 family protein yields MRKTRAVSTDWRLEIERSGYYPALVIDAVATALGEEEAEAFVVHHEATFDPALEMRRHITVLLLTPTRLLVCHTDEHPPAESGGRPHASTTTDAIRLGNIQSVALTRVVSDPANYVPGTAPSEAVLSIAVGVSPGAIANIDLEPASCNDDSCELDHGYTGAVTAEPLTVRVSQTADGTDSVSNLIHFTDVLCEATGT; encoded by the coding sequence ATGAGGAAAACGCGTGCCGTGTCCACCGACTGGCGCTTGGAGATCGAGCGCAGCGGCTACTATCCGGCCCTGGTGATCGACGCCGTCGCCACAGCCCTCGGCGAGGAGGAGGCCGAGGCTTTCGTCGTCCACCACGAGGCCACCTTCGACCCTGCTCTGGAGATGCGGCGGCACATCACCGTCCTGCTTCTGACTCCCACGCGGCTGCTCGTGTGCCACACCGACGAGCACCCGCCCGCCGAATCGGGGGGCCGCCCGCACGCATCCACCACCACCGACGCCATCCGGCTCGGCAACATCCAGTCGGTGGCGCTGACCCGCGTCGTCTCCGACCCCGCCAACTACGTGCCCGGGACCGCGCCCAGCGAGGCCGTCCTCAGCATCGCCGTGGGGGTGAGCCCCGGCGCGATCGCCAACATCGACCTTGAGCCCGCCTCGTGCAACGACGACTCCTGCGAACTCGACCACGGCTACACCGGCGCCGTCACCGCGGAGCCGCTGACCGTGCGGGTCAGCCAGACCGCTGACGGCACCGACTCCGTGTCCAACCTGATCCACTTCACCGACGTGCTGTGCGAGGCCACCGGAACCTGA
- a CDS encoding RecQ family ATP-dependent DNA helicase — MVTPAPFGAEHAPPSSSEPTAAAAGPGDEAALRQAAEERLRALAGESAQLREDQWSAVRALVAERRRALVVQRTGWGKSAVYFVATALLRAAGAGPTVIVSPLLALMRNQIAAAERAGIRARTINSANLDDWDAIYAEITAGQVDVLLVSPERLNNPDFRDRALPELAAGAGLLVVDEAHCISDWGHDFRPDYRRIRTLLRGLGSDTPVLATTATANGRVTRDVAEQLETGDGAATLVLRGGLDRASLRLSVVELADTPARWSWLARRLDELPGSGIVYALTVAAANDTAAFLAERGYDVCAYTGQTDPDERRRAEDDLLANRTKALVATSALGMGFDKSDLGFVVHLGAPQSPISYYQQVGRAGRGLERAEAVLLPGREDREIWSYFASMAFPAEETVRHALDVLAEAGEPLSLPRLETRVDLGRSRLEQMLKVLDVDGAVRRVRGGWVATGEPWAYDTERYAAVAAAREHEQQAMLDYIATGSCRMEFLRSQLDDPGAEPCGRCDNCAGAPPAASVDDGDREAAARHLDRPGVAVAPRKQWPSGMAALGIDLSGKIDPDDRAEQGRALARLTDIGWGAELRRLLNPESPDEPVGERAFQGLVGVLADWSWNRRPAGVVALPSRTRPRLIADLARRLCETGRLEPVGALAYTDPEDGPGPRRHNSAQRLAQVHRALAVPPPVAAGVEALGGPVLLVDDQTDTGWTVAVAARLLKRAGAQEVLPLVLAAKS; from the coding sequence ATGGTGACCCCTGCGCCCTTCGGGGCGGAACACGCACCCCCGTCCTCCTCCGAGCCCACCGCGGCGGCAGCGGGCCCCGGCGACGAGGCCGCGCTGCGGCAGGCCGCCGAGGAGCGGCTGCGCGCATTGGCCGGCGAGTCCGCGCAGTTGCGTGAGGACCAGTGGAGCGCCGTGCGCGCTCTGGTGGCCGAGCGCCGCCGCGCCCTGGTCGTCCAGCGCACCGGGTGGGGCAAGTCGGCGGTGTACTTCGTCGCCACGGCACTGCTGCGCGCCGCCGGGGCGGGCCCCACGGTCATCGTCTCCCCGCTGCTGGCGCTCATGCGCAACCAGATCGCCGCCGCCGAACGGGCCGGCATCCGCGCCCGCACGATCAACAGCGCCAACCTGGACGACTGGGACGCGATCTACGCCGAGATCACCGCCGGACAGGTCGACGTTCTCCTGGTCAGTCCCGAACGGCTGAACAACCCCGACTTCCGCGACCGGGCCCTGCCCGAGCTCGCCGCGGGCGCCGGCCTGCTCGTCGTCGACGAGGCCCACTGCATTTCCGACTGGGGCCACGACTTCCGGCCCGACTACCGCCGCATCCGCACGCTGCTGCGCGGGCTCGGGTCCGACACCCCGGTGCTGGCCACCACCGCCACCGCCAACGGACGCGTCACCCGCGACGTCGCCGAGCAGCTGGAGACCGGCGACGGCGCCGCCACCCTGGTTCTGCGCGGCGGACTGGACCGGGCCAGCCTGCGCCTGTCGGTGGTCGAACTGGCCGACACTCCCGCGCGCTGGAGCTGGCTGGCCCGGCGCCTGGACGAGCTGCCCGGGTCCGGCATCGTCTACGCCCTCACCGTCGCCGCCGCCAACGACACCGCCGCCTTCCTGGCCGAACGCGGCTACGACGTGTGCGCCTACACCGGCCAGACCGATCCCGACGAGCGCCGCCGCGCCGAGGACGACCTGCTGGCCAACCGCACCAAGGCGCTGGTGGCCACCAGCGCACTGGGCATGGGGTTCGACAAGTCCGACCTGGGCTTCGTCGTGCACTTGGGGGCCCCGCAATCGCCGATCTCCTACTACCAGCAGGTCGGCCGGGCCGGGCGCGGGCTGGAGCGCGCCGAGGCCGTGCTCCTGCCCGGCCGGGAGGATCGCGAGATCTGGTCGTATTTCGCTTCGATGGCGTTTCCCGCGGAAGAGACCGTGCGCCACGCGCTGGACGTGCTGGCCGAAGCGGGCGAGCCGCTGTCCCTGCCGCGCCTGGAGACCCGGGTGGACCTCGGGCGCAGTCGGCTGGAGCAGATGCTGAAGGTGCTCGACGTCGACGGAGCGGTGCGGCGAGTGCGCGGCGGCTGGGTGGCCACCGGCGAGCCCTGGGCCTACGACACCGAGCGCTACGCCGCCGTCGCGGCGGCCCGCGAGCACGAGCAGCAGGCGATGCTCGACTACATCGCCACCGGCTCCTGCCGCATGGAGTTCCTGCGGAGCCAGCTCGACGATCCCGGGGCCGAGCCCTGCGGACGGTGCGACAACTGCGCCGGGGCGCCGCCGGCCGCATCGGTCGACGACGGCGACCGCGAGGCCGCCGCCCGCCACCTGGACCGCCCCGGTGTCGCGGTGGCGCCCCGCAAGCAGTGGCCCTCGGGTATGGCCGCACTGGGGATCGACCTCTCCGGCAAGATCGATCCCGACGATCGGGCGGAACAGGGCCGTGCGCTGGCCCGGCTCACCGATATCGGCTGGGGCGCCGAGCTGCGGCGGCTGCTCAACCCCGAGTCCCCCGACGAGCCGGTGGGCGAGCGCGCGTTCCAGGGGCTCGTCGGCGTCCTCGCCGACTGGTCCTGGAACCGCCGCCCGGCGGGTGTGGTCGCCCTGCCTTCGCGCACCCGGCCCCGCCTGATCGCCGACCTGGCCCGGCGCCTGTGCGAGACGGGCCGGCTGGAGCCGGTGGGTGCCCTCGCCTACACCGACCCCGAGGACGGGCCGGGACCGCGCCGCCACAACAGCGCCCAGCGCTTGGCCCAGGTCCACCGCGCACTCGCGGTTCCGCCCCCGGTCGCCGCGGGGGTGGAAGCACTGGGCGGCCCGGTGCTGCTGGTCGACGATCAGACCGATACCGGCTGGACCGTTGCGGTGGCCGCCCGGCTGCTGAAGCGGGCCGGCGCACAGGAGGTCCTGCCGCTGGTTCTGGCGGCGAAGAGCTGA
- a CDS encoding Na+/H+ antiporter subunit D, with translation MNALLAVPILVPLLGAAPSLLMRRTPRLQQGVAVAALAAVVVDAALLLRATADGTVVISQAGGWEAPLGITIIADPLSALMLAVSAVVLVVVQLFAIGQDVAGLSRAMPQVFHPIYLVLTAGVCLSFLAGDLFSLFVGFEVMLTASYALITQAPTRARVRASMIYTVVSLTSSILFLTGIALVYGLTGTVNLADIAVKLGGAPEELRMVLALLFLVVFGIKAALVPMHFWLPDSYPVAITRISAIFAALLTKVAVYAIIRSQTLLFGRDDISSVLLCVAIATMLVGIFGALVQDDVNRLMSFALVSHIGFMIFGLGLNSVAGLAGAIIYLVHHIVVQANLFLVNGLIRQYAGHSSLRAMRGLNTVSPVLSVYFFIPAMSLAGLPPMSGFVAKAALFQAGVGVGGWLVYAAVAAGAATSLLTVMAVFRVWVRGFWGTPMPDMVEARERLKRGAHLGGLRFMAAMTGVMVAVGLVVAAAAGPLSEVAFTAAHDLMNGSSYIEAVLGEGAAR, from the coding sequence GTGAACGCGCTACTGGCCGTGCCGATTCTCGTGCCGCTGCTGGGTGCGGCGCCGTCGCTGCTGATGCGCCGCACCCCGCGGCTGCAGCAGGGTGTCGCCGTCGCAGCGCTGGCCGCGGTGGTCGTGGACGCGGCGCTGCTGCTGCGCGCCACCGCAGACGGCACCGTGGTCATCAGCCAGGCCGGCGGTTGGGAGGCGCCGCTGGGTATCACCATCATCGCCGACCCGCTCTCGGCGCTGATGCTGGCGGTGTCGGCGGTCGTGCTGGTGGTGGTGCAGCTCTTCGCCATCGGCCAGGACGTCGCCGGCCTCAGCCGCGCCATGCCGCAGGTGTTCCACCCCATCTACCTGGTGCTGACCGCCGGGGTGTGCCTGAGCTTCCTGGCCGGCGACCTGTTCAGCCTGTTCGTCGGCTTCGAGGTGATGCTGACGGCCAGCTATGCGCTGATCACCCAGGCGCCCACACGGGCCCGGGTGCGCGCCAGCATGATCTACACCGTGGTCAGCCTGACCTCCTCGATCCTGTTCCTGACCGGTATCGCACTGGTCTACGGGCTGACCGGCACCGTCAACCTCGCCGACATCGCCGTGAAGCTGGGCGGCGCCCCCGAAGAGCTGCGCATGGTGCTGGCGCTGCTGTTCCTGGTCGTCTTCGGCATCAAAGCCGCGCTGGTGCCCATGCACTTCTGGCTGCCCGACAGCTACCCCGTGGCCATCACCCGGATCTCGGCCATCTTCGCCGCCCTGCTCACCAAGGTCGCGGTCTATGCCATCATCCGCAGCCAGACGCTGCTGTTCGGGCGCGACGACATCTCCTCCGTGCTGCTGTGCGTGGCGATCGCGACCATGCTCGTGGGGATCTTCGGCGCCCTGGTGCAGGACGACGTCAACCGGTTGATGTCCTTCGCGCTGGTCAGCCACATCGGCTTCATGATCTTCGGACTGGGCCTGAACTCGGTGGCGGGCCTGGCGGGCGCCATCATCTACCTGGTGCACCACATCGTCGTCCAGGCCAACCTGTTCCTGGTCAACGGTCTGATCCGGCAGTACGCGGGGCACAGTTCGCTGCGGGCCATGCGCGGCCTCAACACCGTCTCGCCGGTCCTGTCCGTCTACTTCTTCATTCCGGCGATGAGTCTGGCCGGGCTGCCGCCGATGTCGGGCTTCGTCGCCAAGGCCGCCCTGTTCCAGGCGGGGGTGGGCGTCGGCGGCTGGCTCGTCTACGCCGCCGTCGCGGCCGGGGCGGCCACCAGCCTGCTGACCGTCATGGCGGTCTTCCGGGTGTGGGTGCGGGGCTTCTGGGGGACGCCGATGCCCGACATGGTCGAGGCCCGCGAGCGCCTCAAGCGCGGCGCCCACTTGGGCGGCCTGCGGTTCATGGCGGCGATGACCGGCGTGATGGTCGCGGTCGGGCTGGTGGTGGCCGCCGCGGCGGGCCCGCTGTCGGAGGTCGCCTTCACCGCAGCGCACGACCTGATGAACGGCAGCTCCTATATCGAAGCCGTGCTCGGAGAGGGGGCGGCCCGATGA